From a single Pelodiscus sinensis isolate JC-2024 chromosome 4, ASM4963464v1, whole genome shotgun sequence genomic region:
- the LOC102462462 gene encoding interferon-induced very large GTPase 1-like — MEKTGDSSSSLLETLDELGEKDLKRFKHKLRRIQLKEGYQAIPWSRLEKGDQVDVTDLLIRHCGEPYGVEVAVQVLRDIHHRDLAEKLSEAVPAELFTQKQNSDQPPAPERGEEVAFTPEQESETPRHPEPEERDVSQERKQATQLVLKKLNLEKHRSEQLTLRDLQKISPESLEILAPITLGDLPWHFLRKIIALNGTARNTRLVHGAPGDQEPSEELEVHADCNNVSLSHMDSANSLHPLDVLCAVLLCSDSFLQQEILSRMSMCQFALPLLLPPLDSPRHTLLLWAMRDIVRRWRPHSLAQSRGFREESLVLTQMPTVSFVRLGSCRFSKSQLLNEVLSPAQQHHDFFVHRDMESGNVRREIADGLVEIAWYFPAGQENLDLFPEPVAVTNLRGDIESHWLQFSFLTQVSSAVFIITESVGEREYALLSSLQGSAIPYYFIFNCKLENPEETLGFLCKLESALKLDKPRVLMRQNSLSLAQFVEKLQSTVGNLLESSPRRASIADMAATARELGIRVDEDGEGCHNASQWAAGITAEIEDVAKYKRESLRLPEGMAKAEEEQRDPAPELRASQQREEWLDWDTLQGECELTEGMVKFTAGLGKLSPVETHYFLKWMKYRLGHVAQGTPSRRTDYAENSHAGRDDPPHRTERHEPMSSSSLGVEHFLRGVGRFYEAECAMVKGGKKLKTQRKYTHLPGIAAELMLEGFPLELMDGDAANIPLQWVTDVLTELHAKLGARSRMLVLSVLGGQGTGKSTLLNTMFGLQFAVSSGRCTRGAFMSLLQVAETCQPVLGCDCLLVIDTEGLKAPELAKLEDSYQHHNELAMLVVGLSDIVIVNMAMENATDMQDVLQIVLDTFLKMGIVREHPNCQFVHQNVSDVSGCEPHMGDWYSFLQPPEEMTLAAASTEKGIREMKCPDIIYHDPEKHSWYIPGFWCGVPPMAPVNIRYSQSVFELKKYLIECMRRSSSNRPLKDVPQLNEWVRSLWNAIKHSNSTFSLRNNFVAHTYNQLTTKYAEWEWDFRKEMHLWVSEQETFIQNQPRAELDLLPLSRFKHEAQQKLQHEEQRLLDALQKYIDSGAENLLLTGKYREDFIRSTNGLTKELKRYSFSKCKEALDCQNTPEILAHQIQAMNMQTMQRNTDRLSAHCRKRECEIDCKAFELDETLAEFLFSHVQKIQTMVFQQTNDLNNEGVAGNPKLQQRGSRLNCCASTVRMKKEHLDFLMWTEHMREVSTNHHGQKAELVMTSLDNGRTGRDEEVAFMTDYIEIFQRELPGMINERLPQAGETVSSMYLDTDREDHIWEEGTRVFQKSHEDTIKGKGPPQQSEKQKPPYLSPFRTPSLEKDAFQKEIQMFCEECLRPALMDYVHRMLGINIVGNFLNSAQATGYRNRSIFQFWLLSRLLEEMNFDCYVKYINNYEAFAKTWIWTHLLDHYKETRGLVDLQKELLSTVIKKIRDALENSKTQVDISGSFFKSLQRDLVISRDSLARIQLINPTNPNQFPTAVQAFLSTFEQTILAQFEDLDVESKLSILPLKPQEEIFKRVFGCGYCCPFCKVPCEAGGMDHKMHFASVHRPQGLIKPKRVFSPCLEKEPKIDSSPCSSGWLIKDSHVHRSHCFCEDEVLGYPSPADPSYKNSNYWKFVFKEFNQQFAREYGTKPADLPRDWANITQGQALESLEEAFKGAISVPGQNWLRIVQKKPKVFP; from the exons AGCTTTTCACCCAGAAGCAGAACTCAGACCAGCCACCGGCCCCGGAACGGGGGGAGGAAGTTGCTTTTACTCCAGAACAGGAATCAGAGACTCCGCGACATCCAGAACCGGAGGAGAGAGACGTGTCCCAAG agAGAAAACAAGCCACGCAGCTGGTTCTGAAGAAGCTGAACTTGGAGAAACACAGAAGCGAGCAGCTTACACTGAGGGATCTCCAAAAGATTAGCCCAGAAAGCCTAGAGATCCTGGCTCCTATTACATTAGGGGATTTACCATGGCATTTCCTGAGGAAAATCATAGCTCTGAATGGGACCGCCAGAAACACAAGGCTTGTGCACGGGGCACCTGGTGATCAAGAACCCAGTGAGGAGCTGGAAGTACACGCTGATTGCAATAATGTTTCTCTGAGTCACATGGACAGCGCCAATTCTCTGCACCCCCTGGACGTTCTCTGCGCCGTGCTGCTTTGCTCTGACAGTTTCCTGCAGCAGGAGATCCTGTCCAGAATGTCCATGTGCCAGTttgccctgcctctgctgctgccccccctcgACTCCCCCAGGCACACCCTGCTGCTGTGGGCCATGCGGGACATTGTGAGGAGGTGGCGGCCGCACTCCCTGGCACAGAGCCGAGGGTTCAGGGAGGAGAGCCTGGTGCTCACCCAAATGCCAACCGTCTCCTTTGTGCGGCTGGGCAGCTGCCGCTTCTCCAAGTCCCAGCTCCTCAACGAGGTTCTCAGCCCCGCCCAGCAGCACCACGACTTCTTTGTGCATCGGGACATGGAGTCTGGGAACGTCCGGCGGGAAATCGCCGACGGGCTGGTCGAGATTGCCTGGTACTTCCCTGCCGGGCAAGAGAATTTGGATCTTTTCCCCGAGCCCGTTGCGGTTACAAACCTGCGCGGGGACATTGAGTCGCACTGGCTGCAGTTCAGCTTTTTAACACAAGTTTCTTCAGCGGTGTTCATCATCACTGAGAGCGTCGGTGAGCGAGAATACGCCCTGTTGTCATCTCTGCAGGGATCTGCCATTCCGTACTACTTCATCTTTAACTGCAAGCTCGAGAACCCCGAGGAGACCCTGGGCTTCCTTTGTAAACTGGAGTCCGCGCTGAAACTAGACAAACCCCGTGTGCTGATGAGACAGAACTCCCTCAGCCTTGCGCAATTTGTGGAGAAGCTGCAATCCACCGTTGGAAACCTCCTGGAGTCCTCTCCCAGGAGAGCCTCGATAGCCGACATGGCGGCCACAGCACGAGAGCTGGGCATCCGGGTGGATGAGGATGGCGAGGGATGCCACAATGCGAGCCAATGGGCGGCAGGAATCACAGCGGAAATAGAGGACGTGGCAAAGTACAAGAGGGAATCCTTGAGACTTCCAGAGGGTATGGCCAAAGCAGAGGAAGAGCAAAGAGATCCTGCCCCTGAGCTCCGGGCATCTCAGCAAAGAGAGGAATGGCTGGACTGGGACACCCTGCAGGGTGAATGTGAACTCACCGAGGGGATGGTCAAGTTTACTGCTGGGCTGGGGAAACTCTCTCCGGTGGAAACTCACTACTTCCTGAAGTGGATGAAATACCGGCTGGGTCACGTCGCTCAGGGGACTCCCTCCAGACGGACTGACTATGCTGAGAACTCTCATGCTGGAAGAGATGATCCCCCACACAGAACAGAACGGCATGAACCAATGTCCTCCAGTTCCTTAGGGGTGGAGCATTTCCTGCGCGGGGTGGGGCGGTTCTATGAAGCTGAATGCGCAATGGtgaagggaggaaaaaagctaAAAACCCAAAGAAAATACACCCATCTCCCAGGCATCGCTGCTGAGCTGATGCTGGAAGGGTTTCCCTTGGAGCTGATGGATGGAGATGCCGCCAACATCCCGCTGCAGTGGGTGACCGATGTTCTGACTGAGCTCCATGCCAAGCTGGGGGCAAGGTCCAGGATGCTGGTTCTATCAgtgctgggcgggcagggcacTGGGAAATCCACCCTCCTCAACACCATGTTCGGCCTGCAGTTCGCAGTGAGCAGCGGCCGATGTACACGAGGAGCCTTCATGTCGCTCCTCCAAGTGGCAGAGACCTGTCAGCCGGTCCTGGGCTGTGACTGCCTCCTGGTGATCGACACAGAAGGCTTGAAAGCCCCCGAACTGGCCAAGCTGGAGGACAGTTACCAACACCACAACGAGCTGGCCATGCTGGTGGTTGGACTGAGCGACATCGTCATCGTTAACATGGCCATGGAGAACGCCACCGACATGCAGGACGTTCTGCAAATCGTGCTAGATACATTTCTGAAAATGGGGATCGTCAGGGAACATCCAAACTGCCAATTTGTCCATCAGAACGTCAGTGATGTGTCTGGGTGTGAACCCCACATGGGAGATTGGTATTCATTCCTGCAGCCGCCGGAGGAAATGACTCTAGCCGCAGCTTCTACAGAAAAAGGAATCAGAGAAATGAAATGTCCTGATATTATATATCATGATCCAGAGAAACATAGTTGGTACATCCCTGGTTTTTGGTGTGGAGTCCCTCCCATGGCTCCAGTGAATATCAGATACAGTCAGAGTGTGTTTGAGCTAAAGAAATACCTGATTGAATGCATGAGAAGATCCTCATCTAACAGACCCCTTAAGGACGTTCCCCAGTTGAATGAGTGGGTAAGGAGTTTGTGGAATGCTATCAAACATTCCAATTCTACCTTCAGCTTGAGAAATAACTTTGTGGCTCACACGTACAACCAGCTGACTACCAAGTATGCTGAATGGGAATGGGATTTCCGCAAGGAGATGCATCTTTGGGTGTCTGAGCAAGAAACTTTTATCCAGAATCAGCCTCGAGCTGAACTAGATCTTCTGCCTTTAAGTAGGTTCAAACATGAGGCTCAGCAGAAATTGCAGCACGAAGAACAGAGGCTCTTGGATGCTTTGCAAAAATACATTGACAGTGGAGCTGAGAATTTGCTCCTGACAGGGAAGTACCGGGAAGATTTCATCAGGAGCACCAATGGCCTCACAAAAGAACTCAAACGGTATTCATTCAGCAAGTGTAAAGAAGCGCTTGACTGCCAAAACACCCCAGAGATATTGGCCCACCAGATCCAAGCCATGAACATGCAGACAATGCAAAGGAACACAGACAGATTGTCGGCACACTGCAGGAAAAGAGAATGTGAAATAGATTGTAAGGCTTTCGAATTAGATGAAACTTTGGCTGAGTTCTTATTCAGTCATGTGCAGAAGATCCAAACCATGGTGTTCCAGCAAACCAATGACCTAAATAACGAAGGGGTTGCAGGCAATCCAAAGCTACAGCAAAGAGGAAGCCGGTTGAATTGTTGTGCTAGCACCGTCCGAATGAAAAAGGAGCATTTAGACTTTTTAATGTGGACCGAACACATGAGAGAAGTGTCCACCAACCATCACGGGCAGAAAGCAGAACTTGTAATGACCTCGCTGGACAATGGCAGGACTGGCAGAGATGAAGAAGTCGCATTCATGACTGACTACATTGAAATCTTCCAGAGAGAATTGCCAGGCATGATCAACGAGAGACTTCCACAGGCTGGAGAAACTGTTTCTAGCATGTATTTAGACACTGACCGTGAGGATCACATTTGGGAGGAGGGGACACGTGTGTTTCAGAAGAGTCATGAAGATACCATCAAAGGCAAAGGCCCTCCACAACAAAGCGAGAAGCAGAAGCCTCCGTATCTCTCCCCATTTAGAACGCCGTCATTGGAAAAGGATGCCTTTCAAAAGGAGATCCAGATGTTCTGTGAGGAGTGTCTGAGGCCAGCCCTCATGGATTATGTTCATAGGATGCTGGGTATAAACATAGTGGGCAATTTTCTCAACAGTGCACAGGCGACAGGCTACCGCAATCGGAGCATCTTCCAATTTTGGTTGCTGAGCAGACTCTTGGAGGAGATGAACTTTGATTGCTACGTGAAATACATTAATAACTATGAAGCGTTTGCCAAAACCTGGATATGGACACACCTGTTAGATCACTACAAAGAGACGAGAGGCTTGGTGGATCTGCAGAAAGAGCTTCTGTCCACGGTAATAAAGAAAATCAGGGATGCTCTGGAGAACTCCAAGACTCAGGTTGACATTTCAGGAAGCTTTTTCAAATCTTTGCAAAGAGATCTTGTAATATCTAGGGACAGTTTAGCCAGAATCCAGCTTATTAACCCAACAAATCCCAACCAATTTCCCACTGCTGTCCAAGCTTTCCTGTCCACATTTGAGCAAACAATCTTAGCCCAATTTGAAGACTTGGATGTTGAGTCTAAGCTCTCCATCCTGCCTCTGAAGCCCCAGGAAGAGATTTTTAAGCGTGTATTTGGCTGTGGGTACTGCTGCCCATTCTGTAAAGTCCCATGTGAAGCAGGAGGCATGgatcacaaaatgcattttgcatcagtCCACCGGCCTCAGGGGCTCATAAAACCCAAGAGAGTCTTCTCACCCTGTTTGGAAAAGGAACCAAAAATTGATTCTTCTCCGTGCTCTTCTGGATGGCTTATCAAAgattcccatgtccacagaagtCACTGTTTTTGTGAAGATGAAGTCTTGGGCTATCCTTCTCCAGCTGATCCGAGCTACAAAAATTCCAACTATTGGAAGTTTGTTTTCAAGGAGTTCAACCAACAGTTTGCTCGAGAGTACGGAACTAAACCTGCCGATCTGCCCAGGGACTGGGCTAACATAACCCAAGGGCAGGCACTGGAAAGCTTAGAGGAAGCTTTTAAAGGGGCAATCTCAGTGCCAGGTCAAAACTGGCTCCGGATTGTGCAAAAGAAACCCAAGGTGTTTCCATGA